TGGGCGCCCAGACATCAAACAGCATCTCGCTCAATCGCGATGTGTCGCGGATGAAGACAATCCTCGATTCCAACGCGCTGGTCACTCAACGCATGTCGGCATCCCAGGCCGCGCTTGGGATGATGTCCGACAGTGCGCAGCAGATGCTGGAAGCATTCATCTCTGTCAACGGAGCCGACGACGCCGATCGGCTGGCGATTGCGCGGCGCGACGTGGAAACCGCGCTCAATGGTTTCACCACGGGCGTTAATACATCTTCGAACGGCGAGTACCTGTTTTCCGGCATCAACACCGACGTCAAGCCGCTGGACGACTATCAGGCGGCAGGCTCGACCGGCAAGGCGGCGTTCGACGCTCTGTTCCAGGCAAATTTCACGTTCGCGCAGGATGATCCCGCTGCCGCCAACATCACGGTCGCGCAGATGGACGATTTCATCGTCAACGTGCTTGAGCCCGCGTTTACAGGACCGGATTGGAACGCCAACTGGTCAAGCGCTTCGGACACCAATATTACCAGTCGCATCCAGAACAGCGAAGTGGTGGAATCCAGCACCAACGCCAATTCCAGCGGCATGCGCAATTTCGCACTCGCCGCGGTGATCGGTATGGAGTTGCTGAATTCACCAATTTCAAGTGAGGTCCGTAGCTCCGTCAACACCCACGCCATCCACTATGCAGGGCTGGCCGTGACCGGGATTGACAACCAGCGCGGAAATCTTGGTGTATCGGAAAATCGGGTCACCAAGGCAAATGTCTCGCTGCAATCGCAGATCAACATCGTCAATCTGCACATAGGCGACATCGAAGGCGTCGATGCTTACGAAGCATCAACGCGCATGACTTCACTGCTGGCCCAGGTGGAGACGTCCTACACACTCACCGCCCGGATCCAGCAACTTAATCTGATGAACTATTTATAAGTGCATTACCCGGGGTTTCCGGGGACTTATTGGACAAACATGAAGGGCGTCTGAATGTACCAGTTTTCCTATGCGGATGTTCAGGAGGATGGCGTTGCCGAAGCGCGTGAACGCGAGCGTGAGGCAATCAATCATTCCATCTCCCTGATGAAGGTGGCCAAGGCCAACGGCATTGAATCGCGTGACGCCATCGATGCAGTCTATTTTGTCAGCAGGCTGTGGGTCCGCTTCGTCGAGGACCTGGCTTCGCCCGACAATCAGCTGGAGCAGGAGCTTCGAGCCAACCTGATTTCCATAGGCATATGGGTGATCAAGGAGTCTGAGCGGATCCGGCTGCGCCAGTCCGACAATTTCCAGGGCATTATCGACATCTCGATCATCATCAGGGACGGGCTGAAATGAAAAGCTCACTGCGCATTTCCCTCAAGGCGGGCGAACGCATTTTCATCAATGGGGCGGTGCTTCGGGTGGATCGCAAGGTGGCGCTTGAGTTTCTCAATGATGTGACTTTCCTGCTGGAAAACCACGTGCTCCAGCCCGAACAGGCGGTGACGCCGCTCAAGCAGCTCTATTTCATCGTGCAGATGATGTTGATCAATCCCGAAGGCGCCGACCAGGCGATGGTGATGTTCCGCAAATCGGTGGTGATGCTGCTTACCTGCTTTACCAATGACGAGGTCCTTACCGAACTCAAGCATATTGACGGCATGGTGACCCAGGGGCGCGCCTTTGAAGCGCTCAAGGCCATTCGCGCGCTGTATCCGGTCGAAGAGGAAATCCTCAACACCTCGGCGATGCCCGCTGGCGCGATCGAGAAAATTCGCAAGGAGTTGGCCCCATGGACGTAAATCCAGTCAGTTCGAGCACCGCGACGGCCACTTCGGCAGCCGATGCCGCCGCCAGTAAGGTAGGCCTCGATTATGATACCTTCCTGACGCTGCTGGTTCAGCAGATGAAGAACCAGGACCCGACCGAGCCGATGGACGCCACCGAGCAGATCGCCCAGTTGGCGACCTTCAGCCAGGTGGAACAGACCATCAAGACCAACAAGAACCTCGAGATGCTGCTGCAGTCGTCCAACCTTACCCAGGCAGGATCGATCATCGGGCGCACGCTCACCAGCCACGACGGCGAGGTTTCCGGCATCGTCCAGGAAGTCACCGTGTCTGCCAATGGGTTGGTAGCCACACTCGACACCGGTGACGAACTTGCGGTCACCAACGGCGTGACCATCAAGTAAGATGAACGAAGCCGACGCCCTTGATATTGTCCAGGCCGCGATCTGGACCGTGCTGGTCGCCTCCGGTCCGGCGGTATTCGTGGCGATGTTTGTCGGTGTTGGCATCGCCTTCATCCAGGCTCTGACCCAGGTTCAGGAAATCACGCTGACTTTCGTTCCAAAGATTGTCGCCATCCTGATAACGGTTGCAATCTCGGCGCCGTTTGTCGGCTCGCAGATCTCCACCTTCACCAATATCGTGTTTCAGCGCATCGAAACGGGCTTCTAGACGGTTTCGTCCGGGCCACTGTACGCGCGTTCCCGGGGTTGTGCCGACAAACGTCGCTCCCCGGTTCGTGGTCGAGTGCATCCTGCTGCCACCTTCGCGCAAGCTTCGCATCCTACGGTCGAAGTGACGAATGCACCGGCATGATGCCGGCGCTGTGATTCGGAGCTACGCATACCATGGCCGACCCGCAAGCGCTGGCGATCCAGAAGACAGCCTTTCAAGGGAAGGACATGGGCTTTGCCTTCGGCATCGTCGTCATCCTTTCCATTCTGTTCCTGCCGATCCCCGCCTTCCTGATCGATCTCGGTCTGGCGTTTTCGATCTCGTTTTCGGTTCTGATCCTGATGGTCGCCCTGTGGATCCGGCGACCTCTCGATTTCTCCTCATTCCCCACCATCTTGCTGATTGCCACGATGATGCGGCTGTCGCTCAACATCGCCACCACCCGGGTCATCCTGTCGGAGGGCCATCTGGGGCCGGATGCGGCAGGACAAGTGATCGGCGGCTTTTCGCAAATGGTCATGTCGGGCGATTTCGTCATCGGCGTGATCGTCTTCCTGATCTTGGTGACGGTCAATTTCATCGTCATCACCAAGGGCGCGACGCGTATCGCTGAAGTTGGCGCGCGCTTCACCCTCGACGCCATTCCCGGCAAGCAGATGGCGATCGACGCCGATCTTTCCGCCGGCATGATCAACGAAGTCGAGGCCCGCGACCGGCGCCGTGAACTGGAGCAGGAAAGCTCGTTCTTCGGGTCCATGGATGGCGCGTCGAAATTCGTTCGTGGCGATGCCATTGCCGGCCTGCTGATCACCGGCATCAACATGTTCGGCGGCGTCATCATCGGCTATGCCCGCCATGACATGCAGATCGGCGAAGCTGCCGATGTGTTTGTCCGCCTTTCCGTCGGCGATGGCCTGGTCAGCCAGATCCCGGCACTGATCGTGTCGCTCGCCGCCGGTCTGCTGGTTTCGCGCGGCGGTCAGCTAGGTTCGACCGACGAAGCGGTGATCGACCAGCTCGGCGGCTATCCGCGGGCGCTGTTTGCGGCTTCCGGGCTTCTGTTCCTGCTGGCGCTAATGCCGGGATTGCCGTTCTTTCCCTTCTT
This DNA window, taken from Hoeflea algicola, encodes the following:
- a CDS encoding flagellar hook-associated family protein, with the protein product MKTSFVSNLAIQNAMRLTISRGQSEIQQLQKEVVSGRYADIGIALGAQTSNSISLNRDVSRMKTILDSNALVTQRMSASQAALGMMSDSAQQMLEAFISVNGADDADRLAIARRDVETALNGFTTGVNTSSNGEYLFSGINTDVKPLDDYQAAGSTGKAAFDALFQANFTFAQDDPAAANITVAQMDDFIVNVLEPAFTGPDWNANWSSASDTNITSRIQNSEVVESSTNANSSGMRNFALAAVIGMELLNSPISSEVRSSVNTHAIHYAGLAVTGIDNQRGNLGVSENRVTKANVSLQSQINIVNLHIGDIEGVDAYEASTRMTSLLAQVETSYTLTARIQQLNLMNYL
- the flaF gene encoding flagellar biosynthesis regulator FlaF; protein product: MYQFSYADVQEDGVAEAREREREAINHSISLMKVAKANGIESRDAIDAVYFVSRLWVRFVEDLASPDNQLEQELRANLISIGIWVIKESERIRLRQSDNFQGIIDISIIIRDGLK
- the flbT gene encoding flagellar biosynthesis repressor FlbT, coding for MKSSLRISLKAGERIFINGAVLRVDRKVALEFLNDVTFLLENHVLQPEQAVTPLKQLYFIVQMMLINPEGADQAMVMFRKSVVMLLTCFTNDEVLTELKHIDGMVTQGRAFEALKAIRALYPVEEEILNTSAMPAGAIEKIRKELAPWT
- the flgD gene encoding flagellar hook assembly protein FlgD, translated to MDVNPVSSSTATATSAADAAASKVGLDYDTFLTLLVQQMKNQDPTEPMDATEQIAQLATFSQVEQTIKTNKNLEMLLQSSNLTQAGSIIGRTLTSHDGEVSGIVQEVTVSANGLVATLDTGDELAVTNGVTIK
- the fliQ gene encoding flagellar biosynthesis protein FliQ, with protein sequence MNEADALDIVQAAIWTVLVASGPAVFVAMFVGVGIAFIQALTQVQEITLTFVPKIVAILITVAISAPFVGSQISTFTNIVFQRIETGF